The DNA segment TTCTTTCTGTCTTTTGGGTTTCTGCCTTTACGAGGAGGTGCGCCAGATGTTGCGAGGATTCAAACCACTACCAAGAGATCCCACAATTTGTCTCTGTCGCAATCACCACGACATCCATTTGGGTCCGGCTGACGTCGCCTTCCAGTGCGCCAGCGGCCTGTGTGGTTGTCACTGTTTCGAATGCCCGCAGTGCCACCTGCCCATTGTGCGCAGCCGCATGTCGGAACACCGGCAGTATTACTGTCGGGGTGTGTCACAAGCTCATATCCCCGATGTCTCGACGGTCGGTTTGGTGGCTGTGTTCGAGCTCCGCTAAGGCGGAGCTTTTTCTTATGTTACTATTTTTATTAGATAATTGTCGTAGGAGCTAAATCGGATATTTTCAGCATTTGATAAATATCTGATAAAATTTTATACTTAAAGTAAGATGTTAGAGGTTCGATGGCTTATCGGATTTACTAAATAAATGAGGCAATATCATAAAACCGGAAATCGTAAAAATAGGCCGGCTTATCGCACGCCAGCAAATTTTATTATTCGACGTAGCCAAATGAGCCGTCAATTAGAAAATAGGGTTTGAAAAATGAGAATTTTATCATTTAATGTTAATGGCATCAGAGCCATAGTTAGAAAAGGTTTTACAAATTTTTTGCGTCAAGACAAGCCGGATATTTTTTGTCTGCAGGAGATAAAGATTTCTCATGCCGCTCGCGCCCAAGTGGAGTTTGATTTTGCCGCTTATCAGGAATTTTGGCATCCGGCCATAAGGCCCGGCTATAGCGGTACGGCTACATTGGTGCGACAAGGTATCAAAGCCAAGTCCTTGCTTGCGCCAGCCTGGGATAAAGAAGGCCGTGTCCAGATATTGGACATGGGCAAATATTACTTAGCCAACATTTATTTTCCCAATGCCGGTAATAATCTGCAACGTTTAGCTTGGAAGATAAAGTGGAATGATAAACTATTGCTTTATCTAAAAAAGATAAAAGCTAAAAAGCCGGTGATAGTTTGCGGCGATTATAATGTCGCTCATCAGGAGATAGATCTAGCCAGGCCAAAGGAGAACGTCGGCAATGCCGGCTTCACTCCCCAAGAGCGAGCTTGGCTGGATAGATTTTTGAGTAGCGGCTTTAAGGATACTTTTAGGGAATTACATCCAGATAAGATTCAGTATTCTTGGTGGAGCTATCGTACGGCCGCCAGACAGAGAAATATCGGTTGGAGGATAGAC comes from the Patescibacteria group bacterium genome and includes:
- a CDS encoding exodeoxyribonuclease III, whose translation is MRILSFNVNGIRAIVRKGFTNFLRQDKPDIFCLQEIKISHAARAQVEFDFAAYQEFWHPAIRPGYSGTATLVRQGIKAKSLLAPAWDKEGRVQILDMGKYYLANIYFPNAGNNLQRLAWKIKWNDKLLLYLKKIKAKKPVIVCGDYNVAHQEIDLARPKENVGNAGFTPQERAWLDRFLSSGFKDTFRELHPDKIQYSWWSYRTAARQRNIGWRIDYFCVCDKILKKVNNAFILDKVSGSDHCPIGIEILF